The genome window CCTGCGCCTGAGCATCTGGATAATCTCCTGGGCCAGTCCGGCCGGGTCCGGTTTAAGGGCCGGGCCGGGCTGCTTACCCTTGAAACGGACCAGGATATCAACCGGCCCGGTAAAACTTTTTTTAATCGCCGCGGCGATCCCGGTGAGCCGCTCAGCGGATACCGGTGCGACAAAACTCTCCAGCGGCGGCCGGGCCACGCTGTTCAACTGGACCCGGTCAGGCCCGATCCCGGCCACTGCCGCGGCCAGTGCGGCGATCTCCGCGGCCGAGTCGTTCATTCCCTTGACCAGCAGGATCTCCAGCCAGACCTGACCGGTAAATTCCCGGCAGAACCGGGTCAACCCCTGGATCACACCGGCCAGTTCCACGCCGGCGGCCGGCCGGTTCACCTTACGGAACCCGGCGGCGAGCGCGCTGTCCAGCGACGGGATCACGATATCCGCCACTGCCAGTTCCTCCCGCACCGGCGCCAGGTGGAGAAGGGTTCCATTGGTAAGGACCACCACCGGCTTGGCAGTATGCGCCTTCAGGTGGCGGATGATCCGGCCCAGGCCGCTGTGCAGGCAGGGCTCGCCGCTGCCGGTGATGGTGACCGCGTCAATGCTGCGCCCGGCCGCCCCGCTGCTGAAAAAATCATCGATCTCGGCCAGGATCCCGGCAGTGGGCGTATACTCCCGCCGCTCACAGGTCAGGGTGGTGGTGGCCCCGACCTCGCAGTAGACACAGTTCAGACTGCATACCTTGCCGACCAGCAGGTCAATACCCAGAGAACGTCCCAGCCGCCGCGAATTAACCGGGCCGAATATATATTTCATCAGGTCAGCAGGGGTCAGGGGCAGGGGTTCTGCGATTCGCTTCAGAGTCGGGCAGGGCCGGGCCCGGGATATTGGAGGCATTAAAACCGAGAGCCCAATTTATTTATTGTCGTCAGGGTATATCAATCAAATGAGTTTCGCAAGACATATTTGTCATCATCCCCCTTCTCTTCCTGCATAATTTCGCTCTCATGCTTTTTTCAAAACCAGCAAATATGCCTTGACACCCCCTGGCTGGAAGCTTAGATTCCACCAGTGTTTGCTGACTGTTGTTGACAACTTTCTGTATCAAAAAAAGTAACCGTTCACCAGGGGCTACAAATTTACGGAAACCACCGGCCGGTAAGCGTTTACCAAAAACACCATGGGAAAAGAGCCATGCGAAGTGATGCCATAAAAAAAGGACTGGAAAGGGCCCCGCACCGCTCACTGCTCAAGGCAATGGGCTATACAAACGAAGAGATCCGGCGGCCCCTGATCGGGGTCTGCCACGCCCATAACGAGATCATTCCCGGCCATATCCATCTTGACAAGATCCTCGAAGCGGTCAAGACCGGGGTCAGGATGGCCGGCGGCACCCCGATCTCCTTTGCCACCATCGGGGTCTGCGACGGCATCGCCATGGGCCATACCGGGATGAAATACTCCCTGGCCAGCCGCGAGTTGATCGCCGACTCGGTGGAGATCATGGCCCGGGCCCATCCCTTTGACGCCCTGGTGATGATCCCCAACTGCGACAAGGTGACCCCAGGGATGCTGATGGCCATCCTCCGGGTCAATATCCCGGCCCTGATGGTCAGTGGCGGGCCGATGCTCACCGGCCGTTTCCAGGGCCGGGATGTCCACCTGATCAGCGTGTTCGAGGGGGTGGGCAAGGTCAAGGCCAACACCATGACCGCCGCGGAAATGGAGGAGCTGGAAGACGCGGCCTGCCCGGGCTGCGGCTCCTGCGCCGGGATGTTCACCGCCAATTCAATGAACTGCCTGACCGAGGCCATCGGCCTGGGCCTGCCCGGCAACGGCACTGTCCCGGCAGTGGCCGCGGCCCGGATCCGGTTGGCCAAGGATGCGGGCATGGCGGTGATGGATCTGCTGGAAAAGGATATCAAGCCCCGGGACATCGCCACCCCCGGGGCATTTGAGAACGCCATTGCCGTGGACATGGCCCTGGGCTGCTCCACCAACACCGTACTCCATGTGCCGGCCATTGCCCGCGAGGCCGGGATCGATCTCTCCCTGGATCTCTTCAACCGGATGAGCGAAAAAACCCCGCATCTCTGCAGCCTGATCCCGGGCGGGCCGCACAGCCTGCAACAGCTTGACGAGGCCGGCGGGGTGGCGGCGGTGATGAAGCTGCTCGCGGAAAAAGAAGACACCATCAACCTGGATACCATGACCGCCACCGGCAAGACCCTGGGCGAAAACCTGCGGAAAGCACGGGTCAGGGATAACGAGATCATCCGGACCCTGGAGCGCCCCTATCATCAGCATGGCGGGATCGCGGTGCTCTACGGCAACCTGGCCCCGGACGGGGCAGTGGTCAAGCAGACCGCGGTGGCCGACGAGATGCTTACCCATACCGGCCCGGCCCGGGTCTATGATTCCGAACCCGAGGCCCAGGCCGCGATCATGGCCGGGGCGATCAACCCCGGCGACGTGGTGGTGATCCGCTACTGCGGACCCAGGGGCGGACCGGGCATGCCGGAGATGCTCTCGCCCACCTCGGCGATTATCGGCATGGGGCTGGGCAAGAGCGTGGCCCTGATCACCGACGGCCGCTTCTCCGGCGGCACCCAGGGCGCCTGCCTCGGTCATGTCTCGCCCGAGGCGGCGGTGGGCGGCCCCATCGGCCTGGTGGAGGAAGGCGACCGGATCATGATCGATATCCCCAACAAAACAATCCGGCTGGAGGTGGCCGGCCAGCTGCTGGAGGAACGGCAACGCAACTGGCGGCCGCGGCCGGCCAATATCACCTCCGGCTATGTGGCCCGCTACGCCAAGCAGGTGACCTCGGGCAGTACCGGGGCCGTGCTCAAGGATTAAGATGCTCCACCGCTCATACATTAGGAAACCATGC of Desulfobacterales bacterium contains these proteins:
- a CDS encoding radical SAM protein; the protein is MKYIFGPVNSRRLGRSLGIDLLVGKVCSLNCVYCEVGATTTLTCERREYTPTAGILAEIDDFFSSGAAGRSIDAVTITGSGEPCLHSGLGRIIRHLKAHTAKPVVVLTNGTLLHLAPVREELAVADIVIPSLDSALAAGFRKVNRPAAGVELAGVIQGLTRFCREFTGQVWLEILLVKGMNDSAAEIAALAAAVAGIGPDRVQLNSVARPPLESFVAPVSAERLTGIAAAIKKSFTGPVDILVRFKGKQPGPALKPDPAGLAQEIIQMLRRRPCTAEDIREALALAPEEVAGVLKELAAGGRIQELIHNNKVYFQV
- the ilvD gene encoding dihydroxy-acid dehydratase, whose amino-acid sequence is MRSDAIKKGLERAPHRSLLKAMGYTNEEIRRPLIGVCHAHNEIIPGHIHLDKILEAVKTGVRMAGGTPISFATIGVCDGIAMGHTGMKYSLASRELIADSVEIMARAHPFDALVMIPNCDKVTPGMLMAILRVNIPALMVSGGPMLTGRFQGRDVHLISVFEGVGKVKANTMTAAEMEELEDAACPGCGSCAGMFTANSMNCLTEAIGLGLPGNGTVPAVAAARIRLAKDAGMAVMDLLEKDIKPRDIATPGAFENAIAVDMALGCSTNTVLHVPAIAREAGIDLSLDLFNRMSEKTPHLCSLIPGGPHSLQQLDEAGGVAAVMKLLAEKEDTINLDTMTATGKTLGENLRKARVRDNEIIRTLERPYHQHGGIAVLYGNLAPDGAVVKQTAVADEMLTHTGPARVYDSEPEAQAAIMAGAINPGDVVVIRYCGPRGGPGMPEMLSPTSAIIGMGLGKSVALITDGRFSGGTQGACLGHVSPEAAVGGPIGLVEEGDRIMIDIPNKTIRLEVAGQLLEERQRNWRPRPANITSGYVARYAKQVTSGSTGAVLKD